The Festucalex cinctus isolate MCC-2025b chromosome 16, RoL_Fcin_1.0, whole genome shotgun sequence sequence agtccatattttgtctattaacgtcattatttttcacgtacaattaataccttcacAAACTAATTTTTCCCCTTGCTGTCGaccgatgatgacatcacctgtgctgaggaagtaggtaacgaccaatcatggctcagtttgctgatcaaacccagaaaacagctgagccatgattggttgtcacctacttcctcagcacaggtgatgtcatcatcagttgacggcaagtggacaaattcgtttttaaaggtattaattgtacatgaaaaagcgacgatacttgactcattgagacattttcctcAGTAAAaagtttgtccagaatgaatttgattatttttcatgtacaattcgtacttttaaaaacaattttttccacttgctgtcaactgatgatgacatcaccggtgCTGAGGAAGTGGGTAACGACCGATcatggctcagctgttttcGAGATTGGTTAGCAAACTGAACGATGATTGGTCGTCACCTACTTCCtccgcacaggtgatgtcgtcatcagttgacagcaagtggaataattagtttttaaaagtattaattgtacatgaaaaataattaagttatcaaatttattccggacaaaatattttttttgctgctaaaaatgggttaagtatccctttaatattgcatttgtggaatatgagttatgaagcaaattcCAGACGTTTCTGTCCatttcagggggtggccattttgtcacttgctgtccactgaagacgacatcacagttgctcaggtctcaggtaacaaccaatcacagctgagctTCAGAAAACACACGAGCTGttattggtcgttgcctgagctatgagtaactgtgatgtcatctaaaggcgacagcaagtggcaaaatggccgccccctgaaatggatagaaatggctgtattttgcttcataactcatattccacaaatattcatcaaaatgttatgtttagagTAGTGaggaccaatcgtggctcacctgttttctgggtttagtcagtaaaatgagccatgattggtcgtgacctacttcctcagcacaggtgacgtcatcatcagttgacaccaagtagaaaaaaattactttttaaaggtattaattctacatgaaaaataatgaagttaccacattaatttactgctgaaaatggctcaatgagttaagtatccctttaatatttacATATGGTTTAGTTTTAGtacagatgttaaaaaaaacaaaacaatataaaacaatGTAAAGTCGTAATAACGACCCCGCCCCCGAATGGTTGCCGTCCGTGAAGCGAAAAAGGTTGGGGACCACTGTTATAGACTGCCACCTTGAGCACTTTGGCCTATTTGGGACATCGTGATTGACGGGCCCACGAGAGCCATATACCCTGTCCGAACGACTGGAAACCAAAGAGCCTCAAAAAGGACGACGAGGCGTTCCGTGTGAAGCGCAGGGGGAATCAAGGCACACATTTGCCTGACGCTCGCGCATCAGGCGAGCTCGGCGGGGGGGTTTTCGCCGATTTGCTTTTTTGGCTCCGGAAACGACCGTTATTGCATCAAAAGGACAGCAGGACTTCAAGTCACGGCCGTTTCTCCTGATGGACCAAACGCAAATCGGAATAGCTGCGAAGACGCAAGGAAAAGCGCCACTTTGAGAACGCGCGCAATTCTCAACATGAACGTTAGCATAATGATCTCTAGCGAGGCGAGAGATGACGCGATCGCTCGGGAGCCAAGAGAGGAAACTGCAACTGAACAGACAAGCGGGATTCCAACCTTCTCGTGACTCTGCTGCACCTCAACTCCCGACTTGAAatggtgtgtgcgtttgtgtgtgctcTGTCTTCAGTCTGCACGTTGGCTTCTTCTCCTGTATGTGTTCAAGCCCTTGGAATGAAAGCCAGCAAACGTCTTTAaggcttgtgtatgtgtgtgtgtggtgacaaGGCTGCATGGTGCCATATTGCATACATAATCACCTGCTaaatataaaatggaaaaaaatcctgTTAGCACTGCACAGACGCACCAGCAGTGAGCAGCGTGCGCGCGCATATCAGAGTGGCGTGTGTAGGTGCGtgtactgctgctgctgcgtggGGGACGACGTGGACGACGACGAGGTGTTGGCGCTGGAGCCGCTGTTGGCCAGACGCACCGAAGGGGGCGCCGTCGAGTCGGAGAGCTGCAGCTCCTCCAGCTTCTTGATGTACTCGTCGCGGAGCGCCAACAGCTCCAGGTAACGCTGCTCCACTGGACTTTGCTGTTGCcacgcacatacacaacaacgtCAACACGATCATGCACGAACCAGGGTtagattatagttttggaattttcattttagttagtgctTATTTCGAGTTTTAAATTTAGTgagtttttagggtggttctgtagtttgagttatttaataaatgcttagttttagttagtttcagtattagttaaaaaaaaaaaaaaaaaaaagtgtattgtgTGTAGGGTTGCACAATACatcgaaaaaaatatcaatatcgcgatattggcctatgcaatagtagtgtgacgatatatcgatatcgtgatattttgtctcccgatagattatcgatacatctacgcaagtatcgtgatatttgtagttaaccagccactagaacggctccattgtttatgacttattgaacaattacttggcgggccactagggggagcgcctcatgaaagtggcggggaaatggacacaagtcttcaggcgaagaaatCTCATGatcttagttttattattattgttgattattcttattattattcttatcattattattattattattattattatttatttttttatatttttgtattggcctatatatatttatatagtatatttaaatttatttatttagttattgttttttttgttttacaatattgtgacctttttgtatcgccaatttccccacaatatcgtgataattatcgtaatgTGACCTTTatattgtgattaaaaaaaaaggtgagcttcgattggtcgttacaaacttcctcagcacatgtgatgtcatcttcaatcgacagcaagtggaaacatttaattttaaagttattaattgtacaagagAAATGATGAcgttatcacatttattatagacaaaatataaaatttttactgctaaaaaatggctcatgagtcaagtatccttttaacataaaattttaaattatccccaaaggctcatgcattaaattaattaccaaagacgaaaacgaaggacattttttgctacaattagtttttttttagtttttttaaacataaaatgtatattCAGTTAGTCGTTttcttaaaaagcattttaatttttattttatttcattagttttttaattcaaatttttcgttagttttagttaattaaaattacCTCACGCAGGACAAACTGACGTGCGCGCGTGTGAATTTCCTACCTGTTGCTGGATGCGCGGGTTCCAGCGTATGTAGTATGTGACCCAGAGCTCGAGGTGGCGCATGCTGGCCACCGGATAGAGGACCCTGCCCGACTCGGGCGTGTAGAAAGGGTTCAAATAAACGTCGGTCTTACTGTTGACCAACGACCACAGCGACACCGTCTTCACCCGCAGGGCCTGCCAACGACACGCGTACGCTCGGTCAGCTGCTTTTTTGCGGCACGCGTTCCCCCTCTCCGCCGTCACGCTCACGTTGTGCTCTCGCGCGCTCTCGCAGTTGTAGAGGAAGGTCCCGAAGCGGCAGCTGTAAAGGTGGTCCAGGATGGTCAGCAGGAGGCGCTCGTTGAACTCGAAGGCCGTGGGGAACTGCGGGGAAAGGACAAAACAGCTTGTGACGTTCATGTAAATGTTCCAGCATCGCCTACATTACTTTATACTGTGCTTGACAACTATTTTTATCACAACATATCGCTGGTGTCCAGAAGAATCCTTGCACCCCCAGAAGCATCACTTTTCAGAAAACAAGCATTTTTTCTCAACACTGCGTGAAATTTATAGAATTTTTCTACCTTTCTAATTTTTACTTCATGATTGTAAAACAGCCTATTTGCCCGATATCGATAGCTGGCATCGGTACTTTGCCCACCCCTAGCGGCCCGCctagtaattgctcaataagtaatgaacaatggagccgttatagtggctgtatattaactacaaatatcacaatacttgCGTCAGCGTATCAATAATCTAtttggagacaaagtatcacgatttatcgcgatatcgatacatcgtcacacccctactaaaaaagcaaagcaaaatagcttaattttttttttttaactctgtatTCATCTGCCATTCAAATTTGGAGTGGCAGCAAGAATGAGTTGCAGATGGTTGAGAGAAGCCCACAAATGCCAACAATTGAGTGACGCTCATACCTGCTTGGTCATCTGCCATACGCAGTCCATGAACTGAACAAAGATGGGCGACCTGTCTTGATCGGCATGGTTCTTGTCACCGTGACCTATCCTctgcatacacacacattttttgtgAAACCAAGTCAACATCCACTGCACGGCTTGGGACAGACCGGTGAAAAAGTTCCTTACGGACGCAAACTTGTGTCCGAAGCTGATCCACTCCTTCTCGATGAGCACCTGAAGAGACCGAAGTGTTTGATTACCGCCGTGATAGAACTTGCGGGACGGCGCGGCGCGGCGCGGCGACTGACCTGCAGTCCTTTGAGCGTGCGGTAGTGGCTGTCCAGCATGAGCATGGCCAGAGACGTCAGCTGAGCCGTCCTGTCCCAGCCGTCGCTGCAGTGGACCACCACTGAGTTGCCGCTGGACACTTTGTCTGCCACTTGGATGGCTCCTGACAACACAatctacacacacacagaaagtaACTTTTGCGTCCCTGCCTCCAAAAAGGAGGACAGTCTTGTCGTGACGAAACTGGAAAAGCTGAATGACCTTGATGTGTTCAAGCCAGTGTGTGGACTCCAGACTGGACAGCCAATGGGATTCCTCGACAGTGGGGTACACGATGTCTTTAAGCTTCTTCAAGGACTCCCGCATGACGTGGATGTTCTGGATGTCCAAGAAGACCAGCTCGGCGTTGTGGTACTCGTCGCCTTCGTAGCCGCCTCCCGTGGCCTGCGAAAGGTCAAGGGTCAAAGAGGGAGAGAGATCCAAGGCGTTGGGGAaagccactgatctgaatatatgaccgGATAGCCGATAGCGCATACAcccccgtgcaagccgttgaagtcacagggcggccatcttgctcctcccatctcgcgagcatgtatacatgtatttagggcacgttgtaaaatgtctgaagtcctctgcGTTTGACAACTTTAGAACATCAtacatcatgctgtttctaccaaGTACTcgctcaaatgttctccaattttgatactgGATTGTATGCcgagaggagcaatatggcggcctcgcgacttcaaaagtcttggcctatcggctatccagtcatctaTTTAGGTCAGTGGGGGAAGCCGACTGACCTTGTTGGCCACGGCGTTGACGTTGGGGCGAGCGTCGTAAATGGTGAGCTTGGCAGTGTCGTTGGCATCCCTGATCAGGTCCAGGTAGCGCTCGTCGTCCTTGTTCCTTTTACCCGACATGCCCACGAGCGGCTGGCTGCAGCGTGCGATCACTGCCTGGTTCTCGCGGTGGATCCAGGACAGGACCTGAGGCGGAGTTAGGATCATCAAGCGCCGAGCGGAACCAAACCATCCTCGTCAACTTACAGGGATGCGGCCCCTGGACCTGAAGGAAGCCACTCTCCTCAGGTCCTCCTCTTTACACTTAAAGGGTACAGCCAGCACAGTGGGGTACGTGTCACAAAGCTCgtagtttttgttgatgaaagtaATGCGCCACTTGTTGTTTGGCAAACCCTGAAATACACGCATACACCCACCGTCACACatcgggttttttttcccacccctcACCCTTTTGGCATACCTGCCGCCTGAGCTCCTCAACGGGCCTGTAGACGCTCCAGCCGTTCTCTTCGTACTTCTCCTGAGTCACGTACGCGAACAGAGGCTGGACAGACGGCATCAAACCGAGAGCATTTACATCAGGGATGGATGTCACACAAGAAAAATTGAAGGAAGAGAGAGGGGATTACGTCGTAAGTTAGACTGAGCGTTAACAGTGACAAAGCAcctctttttaattaaaagaaaaaaggaattataacttaatttattttcagttcTACATTTAACATTGTGACAATTTCCAAAACTActtagaatattttcaaagaaaaaactGATGCCTAACACTGAACTTTTgctaaaattttaaattaaagcaaaaacataaaaataaagtttttttttttattattatttaaaaaacaattctaaGTGGTATCTTGTACAAGTcgatttatttataataagacattctttattaataaatatgtttttattttattttggtaagatTTAAAACACGTTTTACAAAAAGAATGAAATTGAAACAATCAAATTTGtttgtcatatttaaaataagtgtaaaaaaaaaaaaattacaaatttggatgaaacattttttgatttggaaaaatatttttaaaaagtgtgacCTTTGTTTAAATTGCCtttgtaataaaaacaaacgagTGCCTTTTgatatggactttttttttttttttttaaagggatgagCAAATACCGAAATCAGGTATTGTATCAGGCCGTTTGCAGGCCTTATTGAAAGGTTTTGTGACAGTTGACTTGTGGctattttatgatcaggaaataGGTACTacaagaatataaaaaaatgccattcattttatgcattttaAAGAATAAGTGCTatattggaatttagaggtctttaaaattatttctcttttttttgtggggcggGGGAATTTTATGTATTCAAAAGTGTTTGTGGTATCGGTGCTGTGATTACTCAAGAGATCATAgctcatactggtatcggtctgaaacaaacaaaaaaggcttATTGAACATCCgtaattgtgttgttgttttttttaataatatatggCTGGCTGATAAACTTGGAATGGGCCAGACTTTACACACTCACGACTGTGTCCTTACCAGGGCGTGCGAGACGGGGAAGGCGTGTTTGAAGAGCAGCTCGAAGATGTCTCGCCGGCTGTGGCCCTCCTGCTTCAGTGCAAACCTCAAATTTCGCATGTCCTGATAGGAGATAATCAAGAAAGGTGGGAAACCCCACGTGGACCCAAAGAGCAGGTAGCTGAGCAACAAGGACCTTGCAGGTAATGTCCAGTCCGTACGAGTTTTCTCCTCGACTTGACGCTCCACCCATTTTCTCGACGCGACTGATGGTGCCCAAAGGAACATCCAGTGTCACCGCCACAtcctggagagacaaaaaaaataaataaataaaaaaagtaaattccttTTTCCAATCCTGAAGCCAAATGCCAAGCTCCGAGTAGTACGAtgcattttgtaattattattccaATATTTAAAATGCAAGTTTATAATAAGACATAGCTACAATGCGTGCTTACCGCATCCGAGCTCTTAAAGTAAAGTCGGTAGTTTGTGATCAACACTTTGCCCTTGACGGCGCCGCTGAATGGACAGATGTAAATGATGTCCTTGTCTgcggaggaaaagaagaagTCAACAAAAATACTGATCAACTGAGAGCGACAGGTCTTCCCTCACCTATGATTCTTTCCTCTCCGGGCAACAGGGTGACGTCGGCCAACAACTCCATCTTCAGAGACTCTCGGGAGGTCTAAAGGGACAAACACAGGCGGGTTTCATTTCTTATTCCTCCCTCACCGACGTCCACCAAAAGTCTCACTCACGCTGGAGATGTGTGCGTCCAAGACGCTGGAGTTGTAGACGGAGACCGGTGAGGCCATCATTTACTGTTCCACAGGCTGAAGGACACGAGGACATGCAGAAAGCAGAGAAAAATATGAGGCTCGTATTTTGCTTTTGATCGGAATGCGTGTCGTAAGGAAGATACTCTAAATATTCGTATGCTTCTTTTATAGCTCAAGGCTTTGATATATGCACCTTTTTTGACATTACGCTCATTCCTGCCACCAAACGCCCAAACTAGACCAAAATTAACCTTGGAGCAGACCACAAGAAGTACAGGAGCCGTTGCTTGCTGTGGTGCATGTACATGTAGCAGCGTTTAGTATTTGCTAACTTACTAATGAAGTACTAGTCTGGCTACACGGCAAAGCACAACACAACCGAGGCTGGCAAACCCAACTGCGCATGTGCACTCATATATTCACAGTACAGTCATGAATGCTACAGTGACAGTTGGGCAAACTAAGACTATTCACTCGTCACTTAAGGAGAGACTCGTAGGGAGATCGCGAAAGAGCAAACTCGTACGAAGAGTTTTATGGGAAACGCAATATCAGCCGTGAACAAAACTGGGAGGCCTGGGGTACAGTGAGAGCTCGATGGCTAAACGTGCCTTCTGTTACACTTCGACATCGCGAAGAAGTTGACGGCTTGCGGACTTCGGCCAGGAAAACGAGAGGCGAGAAAGTTTTCGTGTGGCGCCTGCAGTCAACTTTTCCAACTTGTTCCTTCCAACAGGCACAGCTGAGAAGGACTTTACCAGGAAATAGCCGAGGCCCTTGACGCCCAGCAAAGCTCGTTCCCAGCAAACAGTTCGCCCTTCTCGCACACGATCGGCCCATACGTCGGCCAAAGTCTACCGAACGACTCCCGCGAAGCAGTCCGCAGCTTGTGTCGCGGCCAAACGTGCGGACTCACCCGCAAAGCGCGATTCTCCCGTGGGGGACCGTCGAGCTGTTCGCCGCCAG is a genomic window containing:
- the mtm1 gene encoding myotubularin encodes the protein MMASPVSVYNSSVLDAHISSTSRESLKMELLADVTLLPGEERIIDKDIIYICPFSGAVKGKVLITNYRLYFKSSDADVAVTLDVPLGTISRVEKMGGASSRGENSYGLDITCKDMRNLRFALKQEGHSRRDIFELLFKHAFPVSHALPLFAYVTQEKYEENGWSVYRPVEELRRQGLPNNKWRITFINKNYELCDTYPTVLAVPFKCKEEDLRRVASFRSRGRIPVLSWIHRENQAVIARCSQPLVGMSGKRNKDDERYLDLIRDANDTAKLTIYDARPNVNAVANKATGGGYEGDEYHNAELVFLDIQNIHVMRESLKKLKDIVYPTVEESHWLSSLESTHWLEHIKIVLSGAIQVADKVSSGNSVVVHCSDGWDRTAQLTSLAMLMLDSHYRTLKGLQVLIEKEWISFGHKFASRIGHGDKNHADQDRSPIFVQFMDCVWQMTKQFPTAFEFNERLLLTILDHLYSCRFGTFLYNCESAREHNALRVKTVSLWSLVNSKTDVYLNPFYTPESGRVLYPVASMRHLELWVTYYIRWNPRIQQQQSPVEQRYLELLALRDEYIKKLEELQLSDSTAPPSVRLANSGSSANTSSSSTSSPTQQQQYTHLHTPL